In Stieleria varia, one genomic interval encodes:
- a CDS encoding histidine triad nucleotide-binding protein has protein sequence MSVFKKIIDREIPADIVFEDELCLAFRDINPQAPAHILVIPKKEIVSLIDLTDEDEQIVGRCVLVATKIAAKEGLSAGYRLIVNCGDDGGQEVPHLHFHLMGGRKLTWPPG, from the coding sequence ATGTCGGTTTTTAAGAAAATCATCGATCGTGAGATTCCAGCGGACATCGTTTTCGAAGACGAATTGTGCTTGGCGTTTCGCGACATCAATCCGCAGGCGCCGGCTCACATCTTAGTCATCCCGAAAAAGGAAATCGTTTCCTTGATCGATCTCACCGACGAAGACGAGCAGATCGTCGGCCGCTGTGTCTTGGTGGCGACAAAGATCGCGGCCAAAGAAGGTCTGTCGGCAGGGTATCGATTGATCGTCAACTGTGGCGACGACGGCGGACAAGAGGTGCCCCACCTGCACTTTCATTTGATGGGTGGTCGCAAACTCACTTGGCCGCCGGGCTGA